Proteins from a genomic interval of Undibacterium parvum:
- a CDS encoding LysR family transcriptional regulator has translation MTSPDLNLLISLDVLLAEGSVARAAQRLRLSPSAMSRTLARLRATTGDPLLVRAGRALVATPRALELRERLSQVVQEAEALLRPELAPDISQLVGSFSLRSSEGFVENFGAALIARVASEAPGVRLCFVQKTRKENDALRDGSVDLETGVVGVNMGPELRVQALFRDRYVGVVRSGHVLCEGEITAPRYAQGKHICVSRRGLASGPVDQALGAIGLQRDIATIVGGFSSALALARSSDLIASLPERHSGTLRAGMHSFPLPLSLPELTVSLIWHPRLQADPAHRWLRALVMDVCKNSD, from the coding sequence ATGACAAGTCCCGATCTCAACTTGCTGATTAGTTTGGATGTGCTGCTGGCCGAAGGCAGTGTGGCGCGTGCCGCCCAGCGCCTGCGGCTTAGCCCATCGGCCATGAGTCGGACGCTGGCACGCTTGCGTGCGACCACGGGTGATCCTTTGTTAGTGAGGGCAGGGCGCGCCCTCGTCGCGACCCCGCGCGCGCTAGAATTACGGGAGCGGCTTAGCCAGGTGGTGCAAGAGGCCGAGGCGCTGCTGCGCCCAGAGTTGGCGCCGGATATTAGTCAATTGGTCGGAAGCTTTAGCCTGCGCAGCAGTGAGGGTTTTGTTGAAAATTTCGGCGCAGCCTTGATCGCAAGAGTAGCCAGCGAGGCACCCGGTGTCAGACTATGTTTCGTGCAAAAAACGCGGAAAGAAAACGATGCGCTGCGCGATGGCAGCGTGGATTTGGAAACTGGGGTAGTCGGCGTCAATATGGGGCCAGAGTTGCGGGTGCAGGCACTGTTTCGCGATCGTTACGTCGGCGTAGTGCGCAGCGGCCATGTCTTGTGTGAGGGCGAGATCACTGCCCCGCGCTACGCTCAAGGCAAGCACATCTGTGTCTCGCGTCGTGGTCTGGCAAGCGGGCCGGTAGACCAAGCCTTAGGTGCTATCGGTTTGCAACGAGATATCGCCACCATCGTTGGCGGCTTTTCTAGTGCGCTGGCGCTGGCACGCAGTAGTGATCTGATCGCCAGCCTGCCAGAACGCCACAGCGGCACTCTTAGGGCTGGTATGCATAGTTTTCCTTTGCCATTGAGCCTGCCAGAATTGACGGTCTCTCTAATCTGGCATCCACGCTTGCAGGCCGATCCTGCCCATCGCTGGCTACGCGCCTTGGTCATGGATGTGTGTAAAAACAGCGATTGA
- a CDS encoding MFS transporter gives MKTHISKLDQIFAESNQAQMSGRSTRWAVFSLALSSLLAALGTSIANVALPNLALVFHTSFQQIQWVLLAYLLAITSVIVSIGSLGDLLGRRRLLLTGLALFTLASGLCASASSLGLLIFSRALQGLAAAVMMALSMALVAETVPKEKSGSAMGLLGSMSALGTALGPSLGGLLLAQFGWQALFWVQMPLGFLSLLLATRFLPLDGTRLKTDSTQFDPLGSLLLALTLGSFSLAMTIGRGNFGVSNVALLLLSLVGLQLFIQAERKARSPLLRLALFRDYRLSAGLTMSSLVSSVVMASLVIGPFYLSGALDLDITTVGLVMACGPIVAALVGVPAGSLVDRYGTQSISVAGLLFMGTGCLAMVLLPIALGVPAYLLSLAFITAGYAAFQAANNTAVMARARAEQSGLISGMLNLSRNLGLIIGASLMAAVFAFGAATQNLLLATPAALVRGLHMSFAFATALIFIALLIACVSHALRKK, from the coding sequence ATGAAAACGCACATATCCAAACTTGATCAGATTTTTGCTGAGAGTAATCAAGCTCAGATGTCAGGGCGTTCAACGCGCTGGGCTGTGTTTAGTCTAGCGCTCAGCAGTCTTTTGGCCGCCTTGGGCACCAGTATCGCCAACGTCGCGCTGCCCAACTTGGCGCTCGTTTTTCATACCTCATTTCAACAAATCCAGTGGGTGCTACTCGCCTATTTACTGGCAATCACCAGTGTGATCGTCAGCATCGGTAGCCTCGGTGATCTACTTGGACGACGTCGCCTGCTATTGACAGGCTTAGCACTTTTCACGCTAGCCTCGGGCTTGTGCGCCAGCGCCAGCTCGCTCGGCTTATTGATATTTTCCCGCGCCCTACAGGGTTTAGCTGCGGCAGTGATGATGGCGCTCAGCATGGCGCTGGTGGCCGAGACTGTGCCGAAAGAGAAATCTGGTAGCGCCATGGGATTACTAGGAAGTATGTCGGCGCTTGGCACCGCGCTCGGGCCCTCTCTGGGCGGCTTACTACTGGCACAATTTGGCTGGCAAGCTCTGTTCTGGGTCCAAATGCCGCTGGGCTTCTTGAGTTTGCTGCTCGCAACGCGTTTTTTACCGCTTGATGGCACGCGTCTAAAAACCGACAGCACTCAATTTGACCCTCTGGGTAGCTTACTATTGGCCTTAACATTGGGCAGCTTTTCACTTGCCATGACCATAGGGCGCGGTAATTTTGGAGTTAGCAATGTCGCGCTATTGCTACTTAGCTTAGTCGGATTGCAGTTATTTATTCAGGCTGAAAGGAAAGCCAGATCGCCCTTGCTACGCTTGGCGCTATTTCGCGATTACAGGCTTAGCGCAGGCTTGACCATGAGTAGTTTAGTGAGCAGCGTGGTCATGGCAAGCTTAGTGATCGGTCCCTTTTATCTTTCCGGCGCGCTGGATTTAGATATCACGACAGTCGGACTCGTGATGGCTTGTGGTCCTATCGTCGCGGCCCTGGTTGGCGTGCCGGCCGGCAGCTTGGTGGACCGTTACGGCACACAAAGTATCAGCGTCGCAGGCTTACTCTTCATGGGCACTGGTTGCCTGGCGATGGTGCTGCTACCGATAGCTTTAGGGGTACCAGCTTACTTGCTGTCGCTAGCGTTCATCACTGCTGGCTATGCAGCATTCCAAGCGGCGAATAATACCGCGGTGATGGCACGCGCTCGCGCTGAGCAAAGCGGCCTAATATCGGGCATGCTTAATCTGTCGCGCAATCTGGGATTAATTATCGGCGCCTCACTGATGGCTGCAGTATTTGCATTCGGTGCCGCCACACAAAATTTACTGTTAGCAACCCCTGCGGCGCTGGTGCGCGGCCTGCACATGAGCTTCGCATTCGCTACTGCTTTGATCTTCATCGCTCTTCTGATTGCCTGCGTGAGCCACGCGCTGAGAAAAAAGTAA